The following proteins come from a genomic window of Canis lupus dingo isolate Sandy chromosome 20, ASM325472v2, whole genome shotgun sequence:
- the HYAL1 gene encoding hyaluronidase-1, with protein MWRMRPFSPEVSLDSSSAMAVHLLPTYALFLTLLGTAQGSRSSVVPNQPFTTIWNANTQWCLEKYGVDVDVSVFDVVANPGQTFRGPDMTIFYSYQLGTYPYYTSAGEPVFGGLPQNASLDTHLVHSFQDIQAAIPESDFSGLAVIDWEAWRPRWAFNWDSKDIYRQRSRALVRGQHPDWPATRVEAAARDQFQKAAQAWMAGTLKLGQALRPRGLWGFYGFPDCYNYDFLSPNYTGECPPGIGAQNDQLGWLWRQSRALYPSIYLPTELEGTGKGQMYVRHRVGEAFRVAEDVGDPYLPVLPYAQIFYDNTNRVLPLDELEHSLGESAAQGAAGVVLWVSWENTRTKESCQAIKEYVDTTLGPFILNVTSGVLLCSQALCSGHGRCVRRPSYPEALLFLNPTSFSIQLPPGGRPLTLQGALSREDRMRMAVEFQCRCYRGWKGVRCEQQGMR; from the exons ATGTGGAGGATGAGGCCCTTCAGCCCTGAG GTTTCCCTAGACTCATCCTCTGCCATGGCAGTCCATCTGCTTCCCACCTATGCCCTCTTCCTGACCTTGCTCGGCACCGCCCAAGGCTCCAGGAGCTCCGTGGTACCCAACCAGCCCTTCACCACCATCTGGAACGCAAACACCCAGTGGTGCCTGGAGAAATACGGCGTGGATGTGGATGTCAGTGTCTTCGATGTGGTGGCCAACCCAGGGCAGACCTTCCGTGGCCCCGACATGACCATTTTCTACAGCTACCAGCTGGGCACCTACCCATATTACACATCTGCTGGGGAGCCTGTGTTTGGTGGCCTGCCCCAGAATGCCAGCCTGGATACCCACCTGGTCCACTCATTCCAGGACATTCAGGCTGCCATACCTGAGTCTGACTTCTCAGGACTGGCGGTCATCGACTGGGAGGCATGGCGCCCACGCTGGGCCTTCAACTGGGACAGCAAGGACATTTACCGGCAGCGCTCACGGGCACTGGTACGGGGGCAGCATCCAGACTGGCCAGCTACTCGGGTGGAGGCAGCAGCTCGGGACCAGTTCCAGAAAGCTGCACAGGCCTGGATGGCAGGCACCCTCAAGCTGGGCCAAGCACTGAGGCCTCGTGGCCTCTGGGGCTTCTATGGCTTCCCTGACTGCTATAACTATGATTTTCTAAGCCCCAACTATACAGGCGAGTGCCCACCAGGTATTGGTGCCCAGAATGACCAACTGGGATGGCTATGGCGCCAGAGCCGTGCCCTCTACCCCAGCATCTACTTGCCCACAGAGCTGGAGGGCACAGGGAAGGGACAGATGTATGTGCGGCACCGTGTAGGCGAGGCATTCCGTGTGGCTGAGGATGTTGGGGACCCCTATCTGCCAGTGCTGCCCTATGCTCAGATCTTCTATGACAACACGAACCGCGTTCTGCCCCTG GACGAACTGGAGCACAGCCTAGGGGAAAGTGCAGCCCAGGGGGCAGCAGGAGTGGTGCTCTGGGTAAGCTGGGAGAACACAAGAACCAAG GAATCATGCCAGGCCATCAAGGAGTATGTGGACACCACCCTGGGGCCCTTCATCCTCAACGTGACCAGTGGGGTTCTTCTGTGCAGTCAAGCCCTATGCTCAGGCCATGGTCGCTGTGTCAGGCGCCCTAGCTACCCTGAGGCCCTCCTCTTCCTCAACCCCACCAGTTTCTCCATCCAGCTCCCTCCTGGTGGCAGGCCCTTGACCCTACAAGGTGCCCTCTCCCGTGAGGATCGGATGAGGATGGCTGTGGAGTTTCAATGTCGCTGCTATCGTGGCTGGAAGGGAGTGCGGTGTGAGCAGCAGGGCATGCGGTAA
- the NAA80 gene encoding N-alpha-acetyltransferase 80, translated as MSVPPRPPSERVRSPCPPPPHACGARVAVSSRTPSLRLSFPPRACRATPTQLSSRSTPPRLNGRAPLGSEEIPVSGACTLNLQPASETPATQQERTLAPSLTQLSLVRNLHVELTLSPRVAELTPGSACHPEMTLSPGSTELTLEPAHQPEETPVPSLAELTLEPVHCRPELLDACADLINEQWPRSRASRLHSLGQSSDAFPLCLMLLSPRPTPEAAPIVVGHARLSRVLDRPQSLLVETVVVARALRGRGFGRRLMEGLEDFAQARGFRRLHLTTHDQLQFYAHLGYHLGEPVQGLVFTSRRLSATLLRAFPRAPSPRPPYKAPSVTAQTAPRAHKGPSLPPPPPLPEPLTSSLPPPAGLPPQSLLETQYQDLRGCPIFWMEKDI; from the exons ATGTCAGTACCTCCCCGTCCCCCCTCGGAGCGTGTTCGttctccctgccccccgcctccccacgCGTGCGGCGCTCGAGTGGCTGTGTCGTCCCGCACGCCCTCCCTGCGTCTGTCGTTCCCTCCCAGAGCGTGCCGAGCCACACCCACCCAGCTAAGCTCCCGAAGTACCCCCCCAAGACTCAACG GAAGAGCACCTTTGGGTTCTGAGGAGATCCCAGTGTCTGGAGCCTGTACCCTTAATCTCCAGCCTGCGAGTGAGACACCTGCAACCCAGCAGGAGAGGACCTTGGCTCCTAGCCTGACTCAGCTGAGCCTGGTCCGGAACTTACATGTAG AACTGACCCTGAGCCCCAGGGTAGCTGAGCTGACCCCGGGTTCTGCATGCCATCCAGAGATGACCCTCAGTCCTGGCTCAACCGAGCTGACCCTGGAGCCCGCACACCAGCCAGAGGAGACCCCCGTCCCCAGCCTGGCTGAGCTGACCCTGGAGCCTGTGCACTGCCGACCTGAGCTCCTGGATGCCTGTGCCGACCTCATCAATGAGCAGTGGCCCCGCAGCCGTGCCTCCCGCCTGCACTCCTTGGGCCAGTCCTCAGAtgccttccccctctgcctgatGCTGCTGAGCCCCCGCCCCACACCCGAGGCAGCCCCCATTGTGGTGGGTCATGCCCGCTTGTCACGGGTGCTGGACCGGCCCCAGAGCCTCCTAGTGGAGACAGTGGTGGTGGCCCGGGCTCTGAGGGGCCGCGGCTTTGGTCGCCGCCTTATGGAAGGCCTGGAGGATTTTGCTCAGGCCCGGGGCTTCCGCCGGCTGCACCTCACCACCCACGACCAGCTGCAGTTCTATGCCCACCTGGGCTATCACCTGGGTGAGCCTGTGCAGGGCCTAGTCTTCACTAGCCGACGGCTATCTGCCACCCTGCTCAGGGCCTTTCCCAGAGCCCCCTCTCCCCGGCCACCCTACAAGGCTCCTAGTGTAACTGCCCAAACTGCCCCAAGAGCCCACAAGGGGCCATCGTtgccaccaccccctcccctgcctgagcCCTTGacctcctctctcccacctcccgCTGGGCTCCCTCCACAAAGCCTGCTGGAGACTCAGTACCAGGATCTGAGAGGATGCCCCATATTCTGGATGGAAAAGGACATCTGA